In Flammeovirgaceae bacterium 311, one DNA window encodes the following:
- a CDS encoding transposase IS66 (COG3436 Transposase and inactivated derivatives) translates to MNPALEQLSKEELLALLQQKDHTIQAQASTIEKQESAIAHKQKKVDHLQRQEEVLQDKVELLQWQVDQLKRMAFGQKRERFEVDSQQLPLPFEATPEQAQQQEEALVEKIEYARKKQRSSAHKGRVALPEHVEVEEVEIYPEGDLSQMQCIGKEVTDELECVPAKLFIRRYIRFKYAPKNKEGVVIGELPERIIDKGIPGPGLLASILVDKYMDHLPLYRQRQRFLRENIPIAASTLDGWTRTALEKLQPLYDYLLEDTKIKGYLQADETPIKVLDKDKKGATHQGYYWVYNSPIDNTVLFDYQPTRGASGPDQILSGFKGYLQTDGYKVYEKIGRQKDVVHLACWAHARREFEKALDNDKAKSSIALLYIQQLYDVEARAREEKLTPEQRKVLRLEKSLPILNNLGKWISKEVKTTLPKSPIGKAMRYSQDRWDALSAYLYDGVLEIDNNLVENAIRPVVLGRKNYLFAGSHQAAQRAAMIYSFFAICKKHEVNPYQWLKHTLKNVMSINHKNIRDLYPQNFKINL, encoded by the coding sequence ATGAATCCAGCCCTGGAACAGCTCTCCAAAGAAGAACTCCTTGCCCTGCTCCAGCAAAAGGATCATACTATTCAAGCGCAAGCATCTACTATTGAAAAGCAAGAGTCTGCCATTGCTCATAAACAGAAGAAAGTAGATCATCTCCAACGTCAGGAAGAGGTTTTGCAAGACAAAGTGGAACTTCTCCAGTGGCAGGTAGATCAACTCAAGCGCATGGCCTTTGGCCAGAAAAGAGAACGCTTTGAAGTCGACAGCCAGCAGCTACCCCTTCCTTTTGAAGCTACGCCAGAGCAAGCACAGCAGCAAGAGGAAGCCCTGGTAGAAAAGATCGAATACGCGCGCAAGAAGCAGCGCTCCTCTGCCCACAAAGGCCGTGTAGCCCTGCCCGAGCATGTGGAAGTAGAAGAAGTAGAGATCTACCCGGAAGGCGACCTAAGCCAGATGCAGTGTATTGGCAAAGAAGTTACAGATGAGCTGGAGTGTGTACCTGCAAAGCTTTTCATACGCCGCTACATCCGCTTTAAATACGCCCCTAAGAATAAAGAAGGTGTGGTGATTGGTGAACTTCCCGAGCGCATCATCGACAAAGGTATTCCAGGACCTGGTCTGCTGGCCAGCATTCTTGTCGATAAGTACATGGATCACTTGCCGCTGTATCGCCAACGGCAAAGGTTCTTAAGAGAAAACATCCCCATAGCCGCCTCCACGCTGGATGGCTGGACCAGGACAGCCCTGGAAAAGCTTCAGCCCCTCTACGACTATCTGCTTGAAGATACCAAAATCAAAGGCTATCTGCAGGCAGATGAAACACCTATAAAGGTGCTGGATAAGGATAAGAAAGGTGCTACCCACCAAGGCTACTATTGGGTCTACAATAGTCCCATAGATAACACTGTGCTCTTTGATTATCAGCCCACGCGTGGTGCCAGTGGACCAGATCAGATATTGTCGGGCTTTAAGGGATATTTGCAAACAGATGGCTACAAGGTCTATGAAAAGATTGGCCGGCAAAAGGATGTTGTACATCTGGCCTGCTGGGCACATGCCAGAAGAGAGTTTGAGAAAGCCCTGGATAATGATAAGGCCAAATCTTCCATAGCACTGCTCTACATCCAGCAGCTCTATGACGTAGAAGCCAGAGCCCGGGAAGAAAAGCTTACCCCAGAGCAGAGAAAAGTGCTAAGGCTGGAAAAGTCGTTGCCTATTCTTAACAATCTGGGTAAGTGGATCTCCAAAGAAGTAAAAACCACCCTGCCTAAAAGCCCTATTGGCAAAGCTATGCGCTATAGCCAGGATCGCTGGGATGCTTTATCGGCTTATCTCTATGATGGAGTACTGGAAATAGATAACAACCTGGTGGAAAACGCCATCCGCCCTGTGGTACTGGGCCGTAAAAACTATCTGTTCGCTGGCTCACACCAAGCTGCACAAAGAGCAGCAATGATCTACTCCTTCTTTGCAATCTGCAAAAAGCACGAGGTAAACCCTTATCAGTGGTTAAAGCACACACTGAAGAATGTCATGTCAATAAACCACAAGAATATCCGAGACTTATACCCTCAAAATTTTAAAATCAACCTGTAG